The DNA region CACATTACGCTGGACAAAATCCGTGACGAAATCACGAAAAAGAAAAATGTCCATAAAATTCCCTCAGAATATGACATGGGGCTGAAAGGCCGCAAGCCGGTCTACGTACCCTATGCCCAGGCCGTGCCCAATACGCCAGCCATCGATCGCGACGTGTGCGTGCACTTTAAAACCGGCGGTTGCCAGGTGTGCACCGAGTTTTGCGGGGTTAACGCCATCAACCACAAAATGGAAGATGAAATCGTCGAATTGGAAGTGGGCTCGATTATCCTGGCGCCCGGCTTTCAGCCTTTCGATCCCTCCAAGTTTGACTCCTACGGCTATGCCAACCACCCCAACGTCATCACCTCCATGGAGATGGAGCGGCTGCTCTCCGCATCGGGGCCCACGGGCGGCCATCTCGTGCGACTCTCCGATCACAAGGAGCCCAAAAAGATCGCATGGTTCCAGTGCGTCGGCTCCCGTGACCTGAACCGCTGCGACAACAGTTACTGTTCGTCGGTCTGCTGCATGTATGCCATCAAGGAGGCCGTCATCGCCAAAGAGCACGCCGGTGCCGAACTCGACTGCGCCATCTTCTATATGGATATGCGCACCCACGGTAAGGATTTCGAACGATTTTACAACAATGCCAAAGACAAGGGCGTGCGCTTCCTGCGCAGCCGGGTGCACACCATCGATCCGGTGCGGGGCAGCGACGAGCTGTCGGTGCGCTACGTCAACGACGATGGCAGCCTGCAGGAGGAGCAGTTCGACATGATCGTGCTCTCCATCGGTCTGGAGACCTCCCCGGAAGTGGTGCGATTGGCCCAGAAACTGGGCATCGAACTGACCGAAGGCAATTTCTGCAAGACCGACACCTTCGAACCGGTGGCCACCAGCAAGCCGGGCATCTATGTATGTGGCGCCTTCCAAGGCCCAAAAGACATTCCCCAGTCAGTGGTCGATTCCAGCGCCGCCGCTGCTGCGGTGGGCGAAATTCTGGCGACGGGGCGCAACACGGCCACAAAGAAGCCCGAAGTGATCCCCGAGGTCAATGTTCAGGGCGAACGGCCGCGCATCGGTGTCTTTGTCTGCCGCTGCGGCATCAACATCGCCGGCGTGGTGGACGTTCCCTCGGTGGCCGAATATGCCGCCACCCTCCCCTATGTCGAATATGCCACCGACAATCTTTACTCCTGCGCCCAGGACACCCAGGACAGGATGACCCAGATCATCAAGCAGAAAAATCTCAACCGCGTCGTGGTGGCTGCCTGCACGCCCAAAACTCATGAGCCGCTGTTCCAGGAGACCTTGATCAATGCGGGGCTGAACAAATATCTTTTCGAGATGGCCAATATCCGCAACCACGACTCCTGGGTGCACAAGAACAATCCCGACTTGGCCACCCGGAAGGCCAAGGACCTGGTGCGTATGGCCGTCAACAAGGTAGGCCTCATGCAGCCCCTCCAGGAGGCAGAACTGGAGGTCAACCAGGCTGCTCTGGTCATCGGCGGCGGCATTTCAGGCATGACCGCGGCCCGCAGCCTCGCGCGCCAGGGATATGAAACCCACATCATCGAACGCGGAGAACGTTTGGGCGGCCAGGCCCACAATTTGTACAAAACCATCAGCGGCGATCTGGTGGCTGATAAATTGGCTGAACTCGTCGCCGAGGTTGAGCAGAACAAAAATATCAATGTCCATCTGAACAGCGAACTGACCGCTTTGGACGGTTTTGTGGGCAACTTCAAATCGACCGTGAGCTCCAACGGCAGCCAGAAGGAGATTGTGCACGGCGTGGCCGTGATCGCCACCGGCGGCGCACCGCTGCAGACCGAAGAGTACTGCTATGGTCAAGATCCCCGCATCATGACCAGCCTGGAACTGGACCAACGTATGAAAGCCGATGACCCGGCTTTGGCCGCGGCCAATGCGGCGGTTTTTATTCAATGCGTCGGTTCGCGCGAACCCCAGCGGCCTTACTGTTCTCGGGTATGCTGCACCCATTCTATCGACAACGCTTTGGAGTTAAAAAAGCGCAACCCGGATATGAACATCTATATCCTCTATCGGGACATCCGCACCTATGGAGAGCGTGAATACCTGTACAAAGAGGCACGCGAAAAAGGCATTATCTTCATCCGCTACGAGCTGGAAAACAAGCCCCAGGTCGCAGTGGCCGAAGGTCGCATCCGGGTGACGGTCATCGACCATGTACTCGGTCTGCCGGTCACCATCGAGCCCGACCTGCTCTCTCTGGCAACAGCCGTCGTGCCCAACCGGGACGACAAACTCGCCCAGTTCTTCAAGGTGCCGCTCAACGACGACGGATTTTTCGTCGAAAAGCATGCCAAACTGGGCCCCTCGGAGTTTGCCACAGACGGTGTCTTCCTCTGCGGTTTGGCCCACTACCCCAAACCCATCGACGAAGCCGTCGTGCAAGGGCGCGCCGCCGCCAGCCGGGCGGTCACCCTGTTGGCCCGCGAAAAGATCAAGACCAGCGGCCAGGTGGCCCAGGTCGATCCCATGATGTGCAGCAGTTGCGGCGTCTGTGTCTCGATCTGCCCCTATTCGGCGCCCTCTTTCATCCCCGCCGATGCCCGGATGCACGCCGGCAAGGCCCAGATCAATGCTGTGCTGTGCAAGGGGTGCGGCCTGTGCGTGGCCTCGTGCCGATCGGGTGCCATCCATTTGAAAGGATTCGACAATGACCAGATCTTTGCCCAAATTTCTGCGGTGAGCTGGGAATAACTGCGAAAAAGGCATAGCATGCCATGACCCATATTCAACCTACCAAAACGGAGCCGACATAATGAGTGAATGGGAACCTAAAATCGTCAGCTTTCTATGCAACTGGTGCAGCTATGGCGCCGCCGACCTGGCCGGTGTCAGCCGTATGGAGTATCCGCCCAACATCCGGGTGGTACGCATTCCGTGTACAGGGCGAATGAGCCCAAAATTTGCCCTGGCCGCCCTTCGCGAAGGCGCCGATGCGGTGTGGGTGTCCGGGTGACATCCGGGCGAATGCCATTACCTGGAAGGTAATTACTACGCACGACGTAAATTTATGTTGATGAAAAAACTGCTCGAATACATGGGTATCGAATCGGACCGTCTTCACTTCTCCTGGATTTCTTCCGCCGAATCCACCAAATTCGTGAAGGTCGTCGGTGAGGTCACGGCCAAGGTCAAAGCCCTTGGCCCAAACAAACGATTCGTGAAAAAGGAAGCCAAGGTAGCCTAAGATGTCAACTTACACTGAAAAGATCAGGGAAATCGCCCAACGGCTGCTCAAAGAGTGCCGGGTTGAGATGGTTATCGGGTTCCGAAAGGGTTCCGTTCCTATGATGAACGAACCGTGTTTCGTACGCAAACCCGAGGAGGTCGATGCGCTGATGTGGGACAGCAACTGCGGCATCAACCTGGCCAACTACCTCACCAATCGGAAGGAAAAGATCGGCATCGTCGCCAAGGGGTGTGATTCACGCAATATCGTGACCCATATCCTTGAAAATAAAATCAAACGCGAACAGCTCGTCATCATCGGTGTGCCGTGTCAGGGCATGATCGACAAACGCAAGATCGCCGCCATGGCCCAGGGCGAAGTTCTCGAAGTCACCGAAAGCGACGGTCAGGTGCATGTCAAAACCGCCGCCGGCAGCCAGACATTCGATAAGAAAGACGTGCTTCAGCAGAATTGCAGCGTCTGTGTCCACCGCAACCCGGTCATTTCCGATGAGATGGTGGCCGATCCGGTGGAAGAGCAAAAAGATGTGGACCCATACGCCGACGTGGCTTCCCTGGAAGCCATGACCACCGATGAGCGCTGGGCCTTCTTTGACGATTTGCTGGCACCCTGCATCCGTTGTTATGCGTGCCGCAACGCATGCCCGCTGTGCTACTGCCCGACCTGCTTCGTGGATGAAGCCAAACCGCAGTGGGTGGGCAAGAGCCAGGACCCCATCGATGTCCGCACCTTTCATCTTCTGCGTGCCTACCACTGTGCGGGACGCTGCACCGATTGCGGTGCCTGTGAAAGAGCCTGTCCGATGGGCATCAACATGCGCCTGTTGACCAAGAAGCTCAACAAGGACTGCCTGGATCTCTATGGTTGGGAAGCCGGGCTCTCCCTGGATTCACGGCCGGCGCTCGATGTCTACAAGCCCAACGACACCAACGATTCTATTCTCTAATCAGACTAAAAGGCAAATTATGAAGGTCATTAAAATCGAAAAAAGCCAATGGTCACCGGGCCTGGAAAAATTGAAGGGGGCGTTCAGACTGATCGGGCCGGTCAAGGAAAAGACGTGGCATAACTTCCAGGAATTGGCCGCCGGACAGATGCCCGACCTGGCCTTTCAGAACACGCGGCTCTCGCCAAAAAGCCTGGTTTTTCCCCAATCCGAGATCATGCTCGACTACTCCCTCGACAAAAAGGACCCGGATTGCAACATCACCAAGATGGCCGAGAAAGATTATTCTCCCAGGGCGGTCATCGGCATTCGCCCATGCGACGCCAAAGCTCTGGTCCTGGTGAAGATGAACTTCGATACGGATGAGTACCAGGATCCTTACTGGCTGAATCTCTATGACGCCACCACCTTCGTGGGACTGGCATGCGATACGCCCTGCAGCACCTGTTTTTGCACCAGCACCGGCTGCGGCCCCTACCATGAGGAAGGGCTGGACGTACTGCTGGCCGAGCGGGAGGATCATTTCGTCGCCAAGGTGTTGACCGATAAAGGTGCACGGCTGATGGAAAGCGCCGGCTGGTCGACCGTTCTGCCCGATGCGGCTGCCATGGACCAGGCAAAGAGCGCCGCCGAAGAAAAGATCGTCTCCAAAATCGAAACCGGCAATCTGGCGGCTGCCGACACCATGGCCCTGCACGGTGCCGATTTCTGGGAAGATATCTCCTTCGCCTGTATCAATTGCGGTACCTGTACCTTCTCTTGCCCCACCTGCTGGTGTTTCGACATCCAGGATGAAACCTATGGCAAGAAAGGGGTGCGCATGCGCAACTGGGACAGCTGCATGTTTCCCATCTTCTCCGTACACACCACCGGGCATAACCCCCGAGACACCAAATTGGCCCGATTGCGGCAGCGTTTCATGCACAAGCTCAAATATTTCGTGGATAAATATGACAAAGGCATCATGTGTGTGGGTTGCGGACGTTGCGTCCGGCAGTGTCCGGTCAATATCGATATCCGCACCATCAGCAAATTGATGAACAATCTGGCATCCGAAGCCAAGTGCGCAGTTCAAGGGAGCTGACGTGCCGGTGGTCATCCAGCAGCGCCCCGAACGCACCCGATCGAGGGAGGAATTCGTGCAAAATCCATATCTGCCATATCCGGTCCGTATCGACGACATTACCGTCGAGAGCGAAGATCGCAATTTAAAAACCTTTAAATTCGTGTTCCTCAACCCGGACGATGAAGCCAAATTCGCATAC from Desulfatitalea tepidiphila includes:
- a CDS encoding FAD-dependent oxidoreductase, yielding MITFKINGQTVQGEEGQYVLQVAQKYGIEIPTLCHHKALEPAGMCRLCTVEMFDGRRSRFVTACNYPIWEGMEINTDTDSVHQGRKLIVELLMARCPEVPILQKLGKKYGIEKSRFKAEDDTCILCGLCVRMCERMGNSAIELTGRGVEMKVDTPFHTQTDVCLACGACASVCPTGHITLDKIRDEITKKKNVHKIPSEYDMGLKGRKPVYVPYAQAVPNTPAIDRDVCVHFKTGGCQVCTEFCGVNAINHKMEDEIVELEVGSIILAPGFQPFDPSKFDSYGYANHPNVITSMEMERLLSASGPTGGHLVRLSDHKEPKKIAWFQCVGSRDLNRCDNSYCSSVCCMYAIKEAVIAKEHAGAELDCAIFYMDMRTHGKDFERFYNNAKDKGVRFLRSRVHTIDPVRGSDELSVRYVNDDGSLQEEQFDMIVLSIGLETSPEVVRLAQKLGIELTEGNFCKTDTFEPVATSKPGIYVCGAFQGPKDIPQSVVDSSAAAAAVGEILATGRNTATKKPEVIPEVNVQGERPRIGVFVCRCGINIAGVVDVPSVAEYAATLPYVEYATDNLYSCAQDTQDRMTQIIKQKNLNRVVVAACTPKTHEPLFQETLINAGLNKYLFEMANIRNHDSWVHKNNPDLATRKAKDLVRMAVNKVGLMQPLQEAELEVNQAALVIGGGISGMTAARSLARQGYETHIIERGERLGGQAHNLYKTISGDLVADKLAELVAEVEQNKNINVHLNSELTALDGFVGNFKSTVSSNGSQKEIVHGVAVIATGGAPLQTEEYCYGQDPRIMTSLELDQRMKADDPALAAANAAVFIQCVGSREPQRPYCSRVCCTHSIDNALELKKRNPDMNIYILYRDIRTYGEREYLYKEAREKGIIFIRYELENKPQVAVAEGRIRVTVIDHVLGLPVTIEPDLLSLATAVVPNRDDKLAQFFKVPLNDDGFFVEKHAKLGPSEFATDGVFLCGLAHYPKPIDEAVVQGRAAASRAVTLLAREKIKTSGQVAQVDPMMCSSCGVCVSICPYSAPSFIPADARMHAGKAQINAVLCKGCGLCVASCRSGAIHLKGFDNDQIFAQISAVSWE
- a CDS encoding hydrogenase iron-sulfur subunit; translated protein: MSEWEPKIVSFLCNWCSYGAADLAGVSRMEYPPNIRVVRIPCTGRMSPKFALAALREGADAVWVSGUHPGECHYLEGNYYARRKFMLMKKLLEYMGIESDRLHFSWISSAESTKFVKVVGEVTAKVKALGPNKRFVKKEAKVA
- a CDS encoding 4Fe-4S dicluster domain-containing protein, which produces MSTYTEKIREIAQRLLKECRVEMVIGFRKGSVPMMNEPCFVRKPEEVDALMWDSNCGINLANYLTNRKEKIGIVAKGCDSRNIVTHILENKIKREQLVIIGVPCQGMIDKRKIAAMAQGEVLEVTESDGQVHVKTAAGSQTFDKKDVLQQNCSVCVHRNPVISDEMVADPVEEQKDVDPYADVASLEAMTTDERWAFFDDLLAPCIRCYACRNACPLCYCPTCFVDEAKPQWVGKSQDPIDVRTFHLLRAYHCAGRCTDCGACERACPMGINMRLLTKKLNKDCLDLYGWEAGLSLDSRPALDVYKPNDTNDSIL
- a CDS encoding 4Fe-4S dicluster domain-containing protein, with the protein product MKVIKIEKSQWSPGLEKLKGAFRLIGPVKEKTWHNFQELAAGQMPDLAFQNTRLSPKSLVFPQSEIMLDYSLDKKDPDCNITKMAEKDYSPRAVIGIRPCDAKALVLVKMNFDTDEYQDPYWLNLYDATTFVGLACDTPCSTCFCTSTGCGPYHEEGLDVLLAEREDHFVAKVLTDKGARLMESAGWSTVLPDAAAMDQAKSAAEEKIVSKIETGNLAAADTMALHGADFWEDISFACINCGTCTFSCPTCWCFDIQDETYGKKGVRMRNWDSCMFPIFSVHTTGHNPRDTKLARLRQRFMHKLKYFVDKYDKGIMCVGCGRCVRQCPVNIDIRTISKLMNNLASEAKCAVQGS